The following DNA comes from Vicugna pacos chromosome 13, VicPac4, whole genome shotgun sequence.
CAATTTAGGAAGAAGAGTAGcattgatttacatttttctgcaaatctcttcAATGTTGagtttaatagaagacagctggattttCATATCcgcttctgcattcaatctgttgtGATATGTTGCCCTGGTTGAAGAATGTGAAGAAAATCTAAAAGAAGGAGTATTTCaatctcttttgaaataattgaTGATACTCTTTGATACTACATCAAAACTCCACaaatggtagtttcttaaaggtcAGTTGCAGCGTGAAACATGAATCTTATCAATGAACTTTTTGTCATCTGTTAACACCGCAATGTGTTAGTCTGTCTTGCCCTTTGAATCTTTTACTTATGTGTAATTTTGAAACAGCATACtttcctcatttggaaaatattggcCCACTAAAATATGCAGGTCTTCCAAATATCGACCTTTCATTATAAGATATCAAAAAATTGCATTCATTAATATCACTAAACAAGCTCATCAGAAAACTCTTTAGATATTGGAAAGCTGTCAAGCTCATGCTGGCAAATACAAATTTTccagaaattctaattttctcttgaaaGTTCAAATTTTATCACTGGCAAACCGCCCCCatcatttattttccttgaagtgacaggTTCACTTTATTTGTGtttgagaaaatgtctgccaGATAGTCTCTGAAAAACATAGTTTGTCcatcattttttcaaataatagtGGCAATCCAAAAAACGGTTCAGCTTACAACTCGAACAAAGGCATTGGTTCTTTTCCTGAAGACAAGCACTGTACCCCAGTTTGCAGCAGAAGTGTACACGTGTTTTTCCCATTCTGATATACAGACTATTAAAAAGATGCGTACTTAAGAGTTAATAAaataaggggagggtatagctcaagtggtagagcacatgcttagcacgcatgaggtcctgggttcaattcctggcacctactcttaaaaataaataagtaaacctaattaccgccccctgccaataaataaacaaacaaacagactaaCTAACTTGAAGAATTAATAAAGTGAATCATTTCCTTGCTTTATCATGGACATTTTCATGAGAAActggctttaaaattttttttcacattgagtgcATGGCTGTGAAAAATTTGACTTCTACGTCAGTGTGGTGTTTCTGCTTTGATTTGTGCTAAGGAGCCAGCAGTTTTTCTCACCCCTTTTATCATCAGCACAAATGTCAACACagttaaaaaagcaaacagtGTCTTGGTATTATGACAATTGTTTTGGCCTCACGGATCCCCTGGAAGTTCTCTGAGACAGTCCTCTCTTGTCCCTCATTTACATGGACCACCCTTTGGGAACTATTATCCTACAGCATTGGGATCAGATGGCAGGGCCTCCTTTAGGCGTGGAAAAGATCTCAGCTAGGTAGAAGCTAGCAATTTCGCCGCTGGGGAAGCAGCACAAAACTGGAGTTCAAATCAACTGTGTAATTCACCAGGTGATTTGAgggtgaggtttttgtttttaaaggaatagCAATGATTTATTGAAATAATGGAACCTACATCTATTTAATCAACATAGACAAACCACCACCACACTaaatgaaacaaagaacaaaacttttTCTCAGTCATCAAAATTCCATTTACAGCCAGTGGTTTGTCTATGTGGTTTAAACTCATCTGTCAGTATCTATAGACttcaagtgtttctcctgccctgGGGCTCCCTAAGGGATGGGTGTAAGTAACAAGGCTTTTTATccattccttttccttctctctctccctctcccccaccccccacctccattGCTTTTGTTTATTGGTTCATGGTGCTGGGAATAGTGTTGAATAGACAGACAAGGTCCTCGATCTCCTGGTGCTCACAGTCAAGTGGGAGACTGGGAAACGGTCATACAAATATGAGTACGAGTACAATGGCGCTTAGATTTACAACGTACAGGGAATTTTGAGATGGGGCCTGACCTGGTCTGGGGTCGGTAAAGACATACTCCCTGAAGAAGTGATATTCAACTCAGGTCTGAAGCAGGAGTTGGAGTTGGCCAAGTAGACGTGGGGTGTGGACAGGGAAGAGTGTTGAGGGTAGTGGTATGGGTATgggaggaggctgaggcaggAAAGTTCTGGGTGGGTTTGAAGACCCAGCTGGGAAGTCCATTTTGAGTGGAGCCTTGTGAGAAGGTGGCACAAGATGAGGGTGGAGTGGCAGCCTGAGGGTCGGGGCAAGGGCCGTCAGGTGgccttttttcttcactttctggAACCTACCAAGCTCTTTCCTGCTTCAGTCCTAGACCCGTGGAgagccctctgcctggaacgctATTCCTAGGCTCCTCTCTCAGGCTCAACTGAAGtgtcacttcttttcttttctttttttttaatttttattttggttgggggaggtaataaggtttatttatatatttattttagaggaggcattggggattgaacccaggacctcgtgcatgctaagcatacactctattgcttgagctataccttcccccgaAATGTCACTTCTTTTCTAAGTAGATCCCTTTTCTATTCTCCATGCCAGCACCCTATTCTCCTTGTACAGCAACTGTGTTTGTTTACACTGCCTTTGTCTGGCTGCCCTAGGAGACTGGGAGTTCTCCTGTGCTTACAGTGAGGCTGACATGTTGTAGGTGCTGAGATACGTGTGGGATGAATGTGTGAACAAACAAACGAACACAGAGCTGGATTTGAGATCCTGGCTCCATCCTTTAACCTTGAACAAGTCATATAACCACCCTATACTCAGATTCctagtctgtaaaatgaggattttaCTTCCTGTCTCAAAGGGCTTTTGTGAGACTCAAGTGAGGTCGTGTATGTGGAAGCATCTAGCAGGGTGCCTGGCTGCAGAAGAGGTTCTTCTTAGTGTTAATTGTCTTCCTTGCTTCTCACTGCCAATTCTGGGCTCCTTTCACTGTGCTGTGACACATGATGAGCCTTACTGAATCTCATCTGAGTCTCTTGACATCCTTTCCTCCTTGGCTGCAACACAAACATGAGAGGGGCTTCCAGGCTCATGTGATGGCAACAGAGTGAGAGGgacaagaggggaggggagggagagactgATTCTGATGGAGAGTGGATGGAGGCAAAGAACTATTGAAAAAGGACCAGACTTTGGGTAGTGGGATTACggcagttttaattttcttcattataCAACTGACTCTTAAACAACTGAGGGGTTAGGGTCCCAACCCTCTGTGCAGTTGAAAATCTGCTTATAACTTTGCAGTCGACCTTCCCTATATGGGTTTCCAGATCTGTGGATTCAGCCATCCGTGGATcttgtagtactgtagtatgtatttaatttcttaaaatccaCATGtgagtggacccacacagttcaaaactgtgttgttcaagggtcaactgtacttaaacaaacaagaaaacccttttttgttttgaaatagttTTAAGCCTCCAAAAAAGTTGcaaaatagtacaaagaattcATGCATGCCCTACACCCAACATTCTCTAATGTTAACAGTTTATAAAACCATAATACAATGATCAAAGTCAGGAAACAAACATGGCTACAATATTATCTGAATTGTAGACCTTATTTGAACTTCACAAATTTTCCCCCTAATAATGTTTCTGTTCCGGGATACAATCCATGATGCCGTATAGCATTTTGTTGTCTTGTCTCCTTAACATCCTCTGATCTAtgacagttcctcagtcttttcttgtctttcatgATCTTGACACTTTTGatcattttgtagaatgtctctcagtttgagtttgtctgatgttttctcatgactAAGTTGAGATCatgcatttttggcaagaataccaTGAAGTGAGGTTGTGTCCTTTTCAGTAACAGGGGTACATGATGTTGATGTGTCTTACTAATGATGATGGTACTcttatttttttacattcttttttttttattgaagtgtagtccatttacaatgttagtttcatgagTCCAGCAAAGTGATTAATGATGTTACTCTTAATTGCTTGGTTAAAGTATAGTCTACtgggtttctccactgtatacttttcttttaaaattctattttaagccagggagggcatagcttagtgggagagcacatgcctagcacgcagaaggttctgggttcaatccctagcacctccattaaggataaattagtaaataagcctaattatttataaacctccccctccaaaaatatttaaaacatttaagtaCTAAAGCAATCAGTGATCCtaaaatattcaaacaaaaaagaaaaagtataaagtaaataaacatcCCACCAAGCCCACCTCAGAGGTTACTCACCACTTTTTGAGGTGTATCCTTCTGGATCATTCTCTGtatcatacacacatatatcatGGTGTCATAccaacttttttgttttgtttttcttaacaaTGTTATCCAGGGACAACTTTCCTCATCAGGACAATCAGATCTAACTCATTGTTTCTAATGACTGGCTGCTCTTTCATTCTCTGGGTGATCCTAATATACTACTCTGCATTTTCCAGATTTTGTATGAGCACATGAATTAAGTTTTAACCTAGAACATTTTACCATCAACATTTTTGTTTCAAGTGTCATCAGTAGCAAAATATTCAAATGtcagaatattaaaaattttataagataaaattttcatatatttcatcACCAGGAGTAGATTATCTAAAACTTTAAGTCATGACAAGctcaagaataaaaataaatttttaagtggaataggagaaaaaaacTGAACTGCGACTGGTTTTACTGAATCTCAGATACCATTCACTTTAAAAACACACCATTATTTAAtgtaggaagaagaaaaattaattggAAGATGCCatcaattttaaagttttttcaaaTATGCAAAATGGGCGTCTCAGAATTGAGTAAATAAGATAGTTCCTTGTTGGCCCTTCGTTAACCAAAATTCCTGTGTGATCTTCCAGGCGTGAGCAGGATCCTATGACCAGCTGCCCCTTCCAGCCTATGGTGATGGAGCCAAGTGATTCCTCTCGTGTGGACTCTGAGTTTCGATACACCCTCTTTCCGATAGTTTACAGCATCATCTTTGTGCTGGGGGTCATCGCCAACAGCTATGTGCTGTGGGTCTTTGCCTGCTTGTACCCTTCCAAGAAATTCAGTGAGATAAAGATCTTCATGGTGAACCTCACCGTGGCCGACCTGCTCTTCCTGGTCACACTGCCCCTGTGGATCATCTACTACTACAACCAGGGCAACTGGATTCTTCCCAAATTCCTGTGCAACTTGGCTGGCTGTTTCTTCTTCATCAACACCTATTGTTCAGTGGCCTTCTTGGCTGTCATCACTTATAACCGCTTCCAGGCAGTGACACGACCCATCAAGACTGCTCAGGCCACCACCCGCAAGCGTGGCATCTCTTTGTCCCTGATTATCTGGGTGGCCATTGTGGGTGCTGCATCCTACTTCTTCGTATTGGACTCCACCAACACAGTGCCCAACACGATTGGCACAGGCAACATCACACGCTGCTTTGAGCATTACGAGAAGGGCAGCGTGCCGGTCCTCATCATCCACATCTTCCTCGTGTTCAGCTTCTTCCTTGTTTTCCTCATCATCCTCTTTTGCAACCTGGTCATCATCCGCACGCTGCTCACACAGCCGGTGCAGATGCAGCGCAATGCAGAGGTCAAGCGCCGGGCACTCTGGATGGTCTGCACGGTCTTGGTTGTGTTCATCATCTGCTTTGTGCCTCATCACATTGTGCAGCTGCCCTGGACCCTGGCTGAGCTGGGCTTCCAGAACAGCAGCCTCCATCAAGCTATTAATGATGTGCATCAGGTCACTCTCTGCCTCCTTAGTACCAATTGTGTCTTAGACCCCATCATCTACTGTTTCCTCACCAAGAAGTTCCGCAAGCACCTCAAAGAGAAGTTGTACAGCATGCGCAGCACCCGGAAATGCTCCCGGGCCACCACAGAGACGGTCACCGATGTGGGCATGTCGCTTAACCATATCCCTGGCAGTTCCCTCAGAAATTAGTCCCTGACTGTTGGGGCTGGGCACAGAGGCTTATCCTCCTTGGACATCATGGACTGACCTGGGGAAAGAAGGGGTGTCTGCTGTGGTCTGGGCATGTCCTCCCTGGTCACTGGTGGCCTATTAGGTATAGAGGCTCTATCACCAAGGTAGGGATGGTGGCAGAGCCAGACTGCTGGAAAATCCAGAACTTTAGCTGCCTTTGGACACATGCCATGATAACCTTGGCTGCTACCCTCCTCCTGAACGCCTGAGCGCCTGAGCCTGATAGCTCTGGGAGGGATGTCAGGGCCAGGGGCAGTCCCTGTGGACAGACTCGGAGCCACCCAGTTTAGCCTTCCAGGGCAGCAGTCCCAAATGAGTATGGCCTAAAGTTTTGGGCAACCACTCCTTTTATCACTAAAAAGGCTGAGAAGGGGTTTTGGGAAAGGGATGCCCCCTTGACTGTGTGGCACTGCCTTTGGGACAAACTTTTGAGCGAGGATGATGCCACTCGGTCTCCATCCACAGGCACAAGGTCTTTGTGACATTTCTTAGGGGAAGTGGCTTGGTGGGACCTTCTTCTGACTCATGCAACAACCTGTCCTGAATGGTGAccagagaagagaaaatatgTGTA
Coding sequences within:
- the PTAFR gene encoding platelet-activating factor receptor isoform X1; protein product: MAVGLRREQDPMTSCPFQPMVMEPSDSSRVDSEFRYTLFPIVYSIIFVLGVIANSYVLWVFACLYPSKKFSEIKIFMVNLTVADLLFLVTLPLWIIYYYNQGNWILPKFLCNLAGCFFFINTYCSVAFLAVITYNRFQAVTRPIKTAQATTRKRGISLSLIIWVAIVGAASYFFVLDSTNTVPNTIGTGNITRCFEHYEKGSVPVLIIHIFLVFSFFLVFLIILFCNLVIIRTLLTQPVQMQRNAEVKRRALWMVCTVLVVFIICFVPHHIVQLPWTLAELGFQNSSLHQAINDVHQVTLCLLSTNCVLDPIIYCFLTKKFRKHLKEKLYSMRSTRKCSRATTETVTDVGMSLNHIPGSSLRN
- the PTAFR gene encoding platelet-activating factor receptor isoform X2, translating into MTSCPFQPMVMEPSDSSRVDSEFRYTLFPIVYSIIFVLGVIANSYVLWVFACLYPSKKFSEIKIFMVNLTVADLLFLVTLPLWIIYYYNQGNWILPKFLCNLAGCFFFINTYCSVAFLAVITYNRFQAVTRPIKTAQATTRKRGISLSLIIWVAIVGAASYFFVLDSTNTVPNTIGTGNITRCFEHYEKGSVPVLIIHIFLVFSFFLVFLIILFCNLVIIRTLLTQPVQMQRNAEVKRRALWMVCTVLVVFIICFVPHHIVQLPWTLAELGFQNSSLHQAINDVHQVTLCLLSTNCVLDPIIYCFLTKKFRKHLKEKLYSMRSTRKCSRATTETVTDVGMSLNHIPGSSLRN